From the genome of Actinomycetota bacterium:
GGTTGGGAGCCGGTCCGCGACCTGGTCAAGGCTGACCGGCGGGGGGCGCTGGTCACGATCGTGGCCGGGCCCGGGCTGGGGGCCAAGCTGCTGGTCACCCCCGACTCGGCCGAGGGCTCCCTCGGCGACCCGGTGCTCGACGAGACCGCGATCCGGCTGGCCCGGGAGCTGCTGCCGGCCGAGGAGGCGGCCGTCCGCGAGGTCGACGGCCGCGAGCTGTTCTTCGACGTGTACGCGCCCCAGCCGCGGCTGCTGATCGTCGGGGCGGTCGACTTCGCCGCCGCCCTGGCCCGGCTGGCCCACCTCACCGGCTTCAGGGTCAGCGTGATCGACGCCAGGGAGCGCTTCGCCACCAAGGAGCGGATCCCCCACGCCGACGAGGTCGTGGTCGCCTGGCCGCAGGAGTACCTGGCCGCCAACCCGCCCGACGACGCCACCCACGCGGCCGTGCTCACCCACGAGCCACGCTTCGACGACCCCACCCTGAGCGCCCTGCTGCGCAGCCCGGTCGCCTACATCGGGGCCATGGGCAGCCGCCGCGCCCACGCCGAGCGGCTGGAGCGGCTGCGCGAGGCCGGCTTCGGCGACGACGATATCGCCCGCATCTCCGGCCCGATCGGCCTCGACATCGGGGCCACGTCCCCGGAGGAGACGGCGGTGTCGATCCTG
Proteins encoded in this window:
- a CDS encoding XdhC/CoxI family protein, which encodes MGDLGWEPVRDLVKADRRGALVTIVAGPGLGAKLLVTPDSAEGSLGDPVLDETAIRLARELLPAEEAAVREVDGRELFFDVYAPQPRLLIVGAVDFAAALARLAHLTGFRVSVIDARERFATKERIPHADEVVVAWPQEYLAANPPDDATHAAVLTHEPRFDDPTLSALLRSPVAYIGAMGSRRAHAERLERLREAGFGDDDIARISGPIGLDIGATSPEETAVSILAEVIAARHGRRGGPLSERTAPVHSIQERGEL